A portion of the Bifidobacterium bifidum ATCC 29521 = JCM 1255 = DSM 20456 genome contains these proteins:
- the serC gene encoding phosphoserine transaminase — translation MDNIVNIPSSMKPEDGRFGSGPSKIRPEQVDALERGGKTLLGTSHRQTPVKSLVASIREGLGSFFSLPDGYEIALGNGGASAFWDIACASLIAGKAAFGTYGSFSTKFAKSAQSAPFLDDPVIFAGEPGTYRLPERTDGVDTYAWAHNETSTGVSAPVRRVEGSDEQNAIVVVDGTSAAGALPVDVSQTDAYYFSPQKAFGSDGGLWIAVLSPRAIARAQQVEGEAKLEGSRRWVPPFLSLTSALDNARKDQTLNTPSVATLIMLENQVRWLNENGGMAWSTARCAQSAALLYEWAERSEYARPFVADPGSRSNAVVTVDLDDAVSAKQVIAALRENGIVDTSGYRKLGRNQLRIGVFPSVEPSDVAALTACIDYVVEHL, via the coding sequence ATGGACAATATCGTGAACATCCCGTCCTCAATGAAGCCCGAAGACGGACGATTCGGCTCCGGCCCCAGCAAGATCCGCCCCGAGCAGGTGGACGCGCTCGAACGCGGCGGCAAGACGCTCCTCGGCACCTCACACCGGCAGACGCCGGTGAAATCCCTGGTCGCCTCCATCCGTGAAGGACTCGGTTCGTTCTTCTCCCTGCCCGACGGATATGAGATCGCGCTCGGCAACGGCGGCGCGAGCGCCTTCTGGGACATCGCCTGCGCGTCGCTCATCGCCGGCAAGGCCGCATTCGGCACATACGGCTCATTCAGCACGAAGTTCGCCAAGTCGGCGCAGAGCGCGCCCTTCCTCGACGACCCCGTCATCTTCGCGGGAGAGCCGGGCACCTATCGGCTCCCCGAGCGCACCGACGGCGTGGACACCTACGCGTGGGCGCACAACGAGACCTCCACCGGCGTGTCGGCACCGGTGCGGCGCGTGGAAGGCAGCGACGAGCAGAACGCGATCGTCGTGGTCGATGGCACCAGCGCTGCCGGCGCGTTGCCGGTGGATGTCAGTCAGACCGACGCGTACTACTTCTCCCCGCAGAAGGCGTTCGGCTCCGACGGCGGCCTGTGGATCGCGGTGCTGTCGCCGCGCGCCATCGCACGTGCGCAGCAGGTCGAGGGCGAAGCCAAGCTCGAAGGCTCCCGCCGTTGGGTTCCGCCGTTCCTCTCGCTGACCTCTGCGCTCGACAACGCACGCAAGGATCAGACCCTGAACACGCCGTCGGTCGCCACGCTAATCATGCTGGAGAACCAGGTGCGCTGGCTCAACGAGAATGGCGGCATGGCCTGGTCCACGGCACGTTGCGCGCAGTCCGCCGCGCTGCTGTACGAGTGGGCGGAGCGCAGCGAATACGCCCGGCCGTTCGTCGCCGACCCGGGCTCGCGCTCCAATGCGGTCGTCACCGTCGACCTGGATGACGCGGTCAGCGCCAAACAGGTCATCGCCGCGCTGCGCGAGAACGGCATCGTAGACACGTCCGGATACCGCAAGCTCGGGCGCAACCAGCTGCGCATCGGCGTGTTCCCCTCGGTGGAGCCGTCGGACGTGGCCGCGCTCACCGCGTGCATCGATTACGTCGTCGAGCACCTGTGA
- a CDS encoding thymidylate synthase, whose protein sequence is MALTPEQLADIRTRIPARPHSDVPTPYEDLVRRIMLEGTLKSDRTGTGTISLFGQQMRFDLSEGFPLLTTKTVFFKGLAYELLWFLKGSSNVRWLQEHNVHIWDDWADENGDLGPVYGVQWRSWPAPTPEDPNRTIDQIGNVLDLIRNHPDSRRMVVSAWNPAEVENMALPPCHALFQFYVADGRLSCQLYQRSCDMFIGVPFNIASYSLLTMMIAQQTGLEPGEFVWTGGDCHVYDNHVDQVLEQLSREPYPYPKIEIRKADSLFDYQYEDFTIVDYRHHPTIKAPVAV, encoded by the coding sequence ATGGCTTTGACACCGGAACAACTCGCAGATATCCGCACCCGTATCCCCGCCCGTCCTCACAGTGACGTCCCCACGCCGTACGAGGATTTGGTGCGCCGGATCATGCTCGAAGGCACGCTCAAGTCCGATCGCACCGGCACGGGAACGATATCCCTGTTCGGGCAGCAGATGCGTTTCGACCTGTCAGAAGGATTCCCGCTGCTCACCACCAAGACCGTGTTCTTCAAGGGACTGGCATACGAGCTGCTGTGGTTCCTCAAGGGCAGCAGCAACGTGCGCTGGCTGCAGGAGCACAACGTGCACATCTGGGATGACTGGGCGGACGAGAATGGCGACCTCGGTCCCGTGTACGGTGTGCAGTGGCGCAGCTGGCCCGCGCCGACTCCCGAAGACCCGAATCGCACCATCGACCAGATCGGCAATGTCCTCGACCTGATCCGCAACCACCCCGACTCCCGTCGCATGGTGGTCAGCGCATGGAACCCGGCCGAGGTCGAGAACATGGCGCTGCCGCCCTGCCACGCCCTGTTCCAGTTCTACGTGGCCGACGGGCGGCTCAGCTGCCAGCTGTACCAGCGTTCGTGCGACATGTTCATCGGGGTGCCGTTCAACATCGCTTCGTATTCGCTGCTGACAATGATGATCGCGCAGCAGACCGGCTTGGAACCGGGCGAATTCGTCTGGACCGGCGGCGACTGCCACGTCTACGACAACCACGTCGATCAGGTGCTGGAGCAGCTGTCGCGCGAGCCGTACCCGTATCCGAAGATCGAGATCCGCAAGGCCGATTCGCTGTTCGACTACCAGTACGAGGATTTTACGATCGTCGACTACCGGCACCATCCCACCATCAAGGCGCCGGTCGCGGTCTGA
- a CDS encoding C40 family peptidase has product MMICKKIISTITAAAAAVALFTVSVPVALAGSDNASRKAITSSRSFPKMNTARKDLLKETVSVSSDDSESWGGVESLNVPETKSTAEKKAEEEAKKAEEERKAAEKAAAEAARLQAAEVSRSRASAATSSTSSSSVSNDGAVNAPVSANGAGVVAYASQFQGVPYVYGGTTPSGFDCSGFTQYVYSKFGISLPRIDYQQRAWAQAHGTKVSDPQPGDLMWRSGHVGIYVGNGLMIHAPRPGKSVSIVPVYASFEYYRII; this is encoded by the coding sequence ATGATGATTTGCAAGAAGATTATTTCGACTATCACCGCCGCAGCAGCTGCGGTGGCGTTGTTCACGGTATCGGTGCCTGTCGCCTTGGCCGGTTCCGATAATGCGAGCAGGAAGGCGATTACCTCTTCTCGCTCGTTCCCGAAGATGAACACCGCGCGTAAGGATCTGCTCAAGGAGACCGTATCGGTCAGCTCCGATGACAGCGAAAGCTGGGGCGGTGTGGAATCCCTGAACGTGCCCGAAACCAAGTCCACGGCCGAGAAAAAGGCCGAGGAAGAGGCCAAGAAGGCCGAAGAGGAGCGCAAGGCCGCCGAGAAGGCCGCCGCCGAAGCCGCTCGCCTGCAGGCGGCGGAGGTCAGCCGTTCCCGCGCATCGGCCGCGACCAGCAGCACCAGCTCGTCGTCCGTCTCCAATGACGGTGCGGTCAATGCCCCGGTCAGCGCCAATGGCGCCGGCGTGGTCGCCTACGCCTCCCAGTTCCAGGGCGTGCCCTATGTGTACGGCGGCACCACGCCGTCGGGATTCGACTGCTCGGGCTTCACGCAGTACGTGTACTCCAAGTTCGGCATCAGCCTGCCGCGTATCGACTATCAGCAGCGTGCGTGGGCTCAGGCTCACGGCACGAAGGTCAGCGATCCCCAGCCGGGCGACCTGATGTGGAGATCCGGCCATGTGGGCATCTACGTCGGCAACGGTCTGATGATTCACGCGCCGCGCCCCGGCAAGAGCGTGTCCATCGTGCCCGTATACGCTTCCTTCGAGTATTACCGAATCATCTAA
- a CDS encoding CHAP domain-containing protein, translating into MRHAAHKANKGSVQRTSPSALFRSSRGSHTARAVRAVRAANGDAVALAIDPVLAAKLNEVAPMTRRAIRETAKAAQRKSYMMSSASLAALVGTAATALAFSNIQQSSNSRLLADDPATTTTQLARVTGSTVSRSESRTELGPIASDQTAAAATSGAADAKTSNTIADAKSVQTTNNGNWELNDKNSAIDVSQLSRSLANNPQVAVLVDQDAGKLPEGFSPNHATGDSGLAYAFSQCTWWAYLRRHQLGLPVGSYFGNGQDWANSARAHGYWVDNTPRHKGDVMVFRAGQEGASSVYGHVAIVESINADGTVTISECGASLNGKPVSRTLSNVNDFQYIHY; encoded by the coding sequence ATGAGGCATGCTGCGCATAAGGCCAATAAGGGTTCCGTTCAGCGCACCAGCCCTTCGGCGTTATTCCGCTCCTCCCGGGGTTCCCACACGGCCAGGGCCGTGCGTGCCGTGCGGGCGGCCAACGGCGATGCCGTGGCGCTCGCCATCGACCCTGTTCTTGCAGCCAAGCTGAACGAGGTCGCCCCGATGACCCGCCGGGCCATCCGCGAGACCGCGAAGGCCGCGCAGCGCAAGTCGTACATGATGTCATCCGCATCCCTTGCGGCTCTGGTCGGCACTGCGGCCACCGCCTTGGCCTTTTCCAATATCCAGCAGTCGTCCAACTCTCGTCTGCTGGCCGACGATCCCGCCACGACGACCACTCAGCTGGCCCGCGTGACCGGTTCGACGGTCTCGCGTTCCGAATCCCGTACCGAGCTCGGCCCCATCGCCTCCGACCAGACCGCAGCCGCGGCCACGAGCGGCGCGGCCGACGCGAAGACGAGCAACACGATCGCCGACGCCAAATCCGTGCAGACCACCAATAACGGCAACTGGGAGCTGAACGACAAGAACTCCGCCATTGACGTGAGCCAGCTGTCCCGCTCCCTGGCGAACAACCCGCAGGTCGCGGTGCTGGTCGACCAGGATGCCGGCAAGCTGCCCGAAGGATTCAGCCCGAACCATGCCACGGGCGACAGCGGTCTCGCCTATGCGTTCAGCCAGTGCACGTGGTGGGCATACCTGCGTCGCCATCAGCTCGGCCTGCCCGTCGGATCATATTTCGGCAATGGTCAGGACTGGGCGAACTCCGCTCGTGCGCACGGCTACTGGGTGGACAACACGCCTCGCCACAAGGGCGACGTCATGGTGTTCCGCGCGGGCCAGGAAGGCGCGAGTTCCGTGTATGGCCATGTCGCCATCGTGGAGAGCATCAACGCTGACGGCACGGTCACCATCTCGGAGTGCGGCGCTTCGCTGAACGGCAAGCCGGTATCCCGCACCCTTTCCAACGTGAACGACTTCCAGTACATCCACTACTGA
- a CDS encoding sensor histidine kinase, translating to MPQFQPSVWIFVVFALLALAALAGIGFFIADRLQPVIMNALRSNDRLPSLQSRRRGARRRQEDDEPADDLDDSTQLVLSMLSLASVVVDDQDEVVRANPAAYRLGLVRDDTLIEPTLLDAVHKVMKDGSRCSFDLETQTPEQFMTMNGFDAAAADDGLTAEASSRPNWLKVTVGRIGDHLVLVLINDVSESIRFAQIRDSFISNVSEQLLQPTRALERLADSLESADVSHEQLSNHARQVRHSCVRLDRMISDLLMLIKAQEPVTASEANRCDLFSQVSGAVDDLAGTARDAGVQVRVGGKSPVMIHGEADQIRMAVRKMVENAIVYSHPGGAVGVSVALSSDGKNAVVRVIDHGEGVPKADLPRIFERFYRGSNQNERTTDGIGLGLAIVKHAALAHHGDVTVWSAPGQGSTFTLSLPVGD from the coding sequence ATGCCTCAGTTTCAGCCGTCGGTATGGATTTTTGTAGTTTTCGCGCTATTGGCGCTGGCCGCATTGGCGGGAATCGGCTTTTTCATCGCGGACCGGCTGCAGCCCGTCATCATGAACGCGCTGCGCAGCAATGACCGCTTGCCGTCGTTGCAGTCTCGGCGTCGCGGCGCGCGCCGTCGTCAGGAGGATGACGAGCCGGCCGATGATCTGGATGACTCCACCCAGCTGGTGCTGTCGATGCTCTCGCTGGCGTCGGTCGTGGTGGACGATCAGGACGAGGTGGTCCGTGCCAATCCTGCGGCCTATAGACTCGGCTTGGTGCGTGATGACACGCTGATCGAACCTACGTTGCTTGACGCGGTGCACAAGGTGATGAAGGACGGTTCCCGGTGCTCGTTCGACCTGGAGACTCAGACGCCGGAGCAGTTCATGACGATGAACGGATTCGATGCCGCGGCTGCCGATGACGGCCTGACCGCAGAGGCCTCGTCTCGGCCGAACTGGCTGAAGGTGACGGTGGGACGCATCGGCGACCATCTGGTGCTCGTGCTGATCAACGATGTCAGCGAGTCGATCCGGTTCGCTCAGATTCGAGACTCGTTCATATCGAACGTCTCCGAACAGCTGCTGCAACCGACCCGCGCGCTGGAGCGGCTGGCCGATTCGTTGGAGAGCGCGGACGTGAGCCACGAGCAGCTGTCGAACCACGCGCGGCAGGTGCGGCATTCCTGTGTGCGGCTCGACCGCATGATCTCTGACCTGCTGATGCTGATTAAGGCTCAGGAGCCGGTGACGGCTTCGGAGGCGAACCGTTGCGACCTGTTCTCGCAGGTTTCCGGGGCCGTGGATGATCTTGCCGGCACTGCGCGGGATGCCGGGGTGCAGGTGCGGGTCGGCGGCAAGAGCCCCGTGATGATTCACGGGGAGGCCGATCAGATTCGCATGGCCGTGCGCAAGATGGTGGAGAATGCGATCGTGTATTCACACCCAGGCGGGGCGGTCGGCGTCTCCGTCGCCCTGTCTTCGGACGGGAAGAACGCCGTGGTGCGTGTCATCGATCATGGCGAGGGCGTGCCGAAGGCCGATCTGCCCCGTATCTTCGAACGGTTCTACCGCGGTTCCAACCAGAACGAGCGCACGACCGACGGCATCGGTCTGGGATTGGCGATCGTCAAGCATGCGGCGCTCGCCCATCACGGCGATGTGACGGTGTGGAGCGCTCCCGGGCAGGGCAGCACGTTCACGCTGTCGCTGCCGGTGGGGGACTGA
- a CDS encoding universal stress protein, whose amino-acid sequence MINEKAILVGVDGSHASYKATWWAANFAKHAGLMLQIVCAYSLPSYAAVSFDATYTAMGDDNAAHSDAQEILSKAKAIADEQGVEAATLIVTGDPASVFVELSRNYNLIVIGNRGKGGLAERLLGTTSSSLPAYAYCPIVVVPYTDDDGNLMHLNNTITKVAVGSDESKWGLKALDIAASFANMWGAELDVISAAPKVQGSDGDKAVMESFMEDLEVRIKPIEESYPDLKITRTVVPGNAVQALTKASYDHDVVVVGSRGRGGFTGLLLGSTSQGLIQHAVGPVYVVPRKYVEAAESRLDTVPSSPADVEPKPLESIGGVEELPVPAAQPEVVEQIDSAIDPEHKA is encoded by the coding sequence ATGATCAACGAGAAGGCGATTCTGGTTGGGGTGGACGGTTCTCATGCCAGTTACAAGGCCACGTGGTGGGCCGCCAATTTTGCCAAGCATGCGGGATTGATGCTGCAGATCGTATGCGCGTATTCGCTGCCCAGCTACGCCGCAGTGTCGTTCGACGCCACGTACACCGCGATGGGTGATGACAACGCGGCGCACAGCGACGCACAGGAGATTCTTTCCAAGGCCAAGGCCATCGCCGACGAGCAGGGCGTCGAGGCGGCGACGCTGATCGTCACCGGTGACCCGGCGTCCGTGTTCGTCGAGCTGTCGCGCAACTATAATCTCATCGTCATCGGCAATCGAGGCAAGGGCGGACTGGCCGAGCGCCTGCTCGGCACCACCAGCTCGTCGCTGCCCGCGTACGCGTACTGCCCGATCGTCGTCGTGCCCTATACCGACGACGACGGCAACCTGATGCACCTGAACAACACGATCACCAAGGTGGCGGTTGGCTCCGACGAGTCGAAGTGGGGTCTGAAGGCGCTGGACATCGCCGCCTCGTTCGCCAACATGTGGGGTGCCGAACTCGACGTGATCTCCGCCGCGCCGAAGGTGCAGGGCTCGGACGGCGACAAGGCCGTGATGGAATCCTTCATGGAGGATCTTGAGGTACGCATCAAGCCGATCGAGGAGTCCTACCCCGATCTGAAGATCACCCGCACCGTGGTGCCGGGCAACGCCGTGCAGGCGCTGACCAAGGCCAGCTATGACCATGACGTGGTCGTCGTCGGCTCCCGCGGCCGCGGCGGGTTCACCGGCCTGCTGCTGGGCTCCACCAGCCAGGGACTGATCCAGCACGCCGTCGGCCCGGTGTATGTCGTACCCCGCAAGTACGTCGAAGCCGCGGAATCCCGTCTTGACACGGTTCCGAGCTCGCCGGCCGATGTCGAGCCGAAGCCCTTGGAGTCCATCGGCGGTGTCGAGGAGCTGCCGGTGCCGGCCGCGCAGCCGGAGGTCGTCGAGCAGATCGATTCGGCCATCGACCCCGAGCACAAGGCCTGA
- a CDS encoding OsmC family protein codes for MGKRLWVERNKDGSWDAFSDDGAHIKFGKGRGVFTPGDLMKIALAGCAALSSQFAIEHTLGDGKGAKIVVDGTYDADSDAYINFNEQVVVDATDAKLSEEDADKLKERVTRHIEKGCTVKHTYVQETPVRMDVTVRH; via the coding sequence ATGGGCAAGCGACTTTGGGTCGAGCGCAACAAGGATGGTTCATGGGATGCGTTCAGCGATGACGGCGCTCACATCAAGTTCGGCAAGGGCCGCGGAGTGTTCACCCCCGGAGACCTGATGAAGATCGCGCTGGCGGGCTGTGCCGCGCTGTCCAGCCAGTTCGCCATCGAGCACACACTCGGTGACGGCAAGGGCGCGAAGATCGTCGTGGACGGCACATATGACGCCGACAGCGATGCCTACATCAACTTCAACGAGCAGGTCGTAGTGGATGCCACTGACGCGAAGCTGAGCGAAGAGGATGCGGACAAGCTCAAGGAGCGTGTCACGCGCCACATCGAAAAGGGCTGCACCGTCAAGCACACCTATGTGCAGGAGACGCCGGTGCGCATGGACGTGACGGTTCGCCACTGA